A single region of the Triticum dicoccoides isolate Atlit2015 ecotype Zavitan chromosome 2B, WEW_v2.0, whole genome shotgun sequence genome encodes:
- the LOC119365844 gene encoding tRNA (guanine(10)-N2)-methyltransferase homolog, with protein sequence MWYLCVFYHRLLDYRRPEVQSLAELFGGPGSGDAVEWRMPENHHEDSPFHLVRLPGDERLAAQIANRSLLVKGIYELWGQGATYDELEKAIREYPDERKLPYLTPESSFKIVVDSFGKVISFEEQNEIIKGFTYIPFEGRVNLKKPEHKFFVLETDDYGSQNGLPPVVQKTIFFGREVGAADRHLLPTYQLKSRKYIGPTAMDCEMAFLMANQGLARPGKLVYDPFVGTGSILVAAAHFGAMTMGADIDIRVVRDGRGPDCNIWSNFEQYKLPEPLCVLRADNNLPPWRPGLKEIFDAIICDPPYGVRAGGRKSGGRKLLKGIIPPYTVPDEKRENHIPSTAPYSLAECVHDLLHLAARMLVVGGRLVFFYPMLREDDAAGVSKFPEHPCFKLVSSCEQILSLRYSRVLLTMVKVGPYTEEVERMGEERHQEFRENHQKWMEEGNLHSAVFSPAEHDKKPESDRGSKPKYRGKYV encoded by the exons ATGTGGTACCTTTGCGTCTTCTACCACAGGCTCCTGGACTACCGTCGGCCGGAAGTGCAATCGCTCGCCGAGCTTTTCGGTGGGCCCGGCTCCGGGGACGCCGTCGAGTGGCGTATGCCCGAGAACCACCACGAGGACTCCCCCTTCCACCTCGTCCGCCTCCCCGGCGACGAGCGTCTTGCCGCGCAGATCGCCAACCGCA GCCTGCTCGTGAAGGGGATCTATGAACTGTGGGGACAAGGCGCCACCTACGACGAACTGGAGAAGGCGATACGGGAGTACCCCGACGAGAGGAAGCTGCCGTACCTGACGCCCGAAAGTTCGTTCAAGATTGTCGTCGACAGCTTCGGCAAGGTGATCAGCTTCGAAGAGCAGAATGAGATCATAAAGGGGTTCACTTACATCCCATTCGAG GGCCGTGTTAATTTGAAGAAGCCCGAACACAAGTTCTTTGTCTTGGAGACCGATGATTACGGGTCACAAAATGGCCTCCCACCAGTTGTCCAGAAGACGATATTCTTCGGCCGGGAGGTTGGAGCAGCAGATAGGCATCTATTGCCGACGTATCAGTTGAAGAGCAGGAAGTACATTGGTCCGACTGCAATGGATTGTGAAATGGCCTTCCTCATGGCCAACCAAGGGCTCGCACGGCCTGGGAAACTTGTGTATGACCCTTTTGTTGGCACTGGGAGTATTTTGGTCGCTGCTGCACATTTTGGAGCCATGACTATG GGTGCAGATATTGATATAAGGGTTGTGCGGGATGGTCGTGGCCCTGATTGCAACATTTGGAGCAACTTTGAGCAG TACAAGTTGCCAGAGCCTTTGTGTGTGCTGCGAGCAGATAACAACCTGCCACCTTGGCGTCCAGGCTTGAAGGAG ATATTTGATGCAATCATTTGCGACCCCCCATATGGTGTCCGAGCTGGTGGGCGCAAGTCGGGTGGTCGGAAGCTCCTAAAAGGCATCATCCCTCCGTACACAGTTCCGGACGAGAAGAGAGAGAACCACATTCCATCAACTGCGCCATATAGCCTTGCCGAATGTGTTCACGACCTGCTCCACCTTGCTGCGAGAATGCTGGTGGTTGGCGGCAGACTCGTCTTCTTCTATCCAATGTTGCGGGAGGATGATGCTGCTGGTGTGTCGAAATTTCCGGAGCACCCCTGCTTCAAGCTGGTGTCCTCCTGCGAGCAGATCCTGAGCCTGCGGTACAGCCGGGTCCTGCTGACCATGGTGAAGGTGGGGCCCTACACGGAAGAGGTGGAGAGGATGGGCGAGGAACGGCACCAGGAGTTCAGGGAGAACCACCAGAAATGGATGGAGGAGGGCAACCTGCACTCTGCCGTGTTCAGCCCGGCGGAGCATGATAAGAAGCCCGAGTCTGATAGAGGTTCCAAGCCCAAGTACAGAGGCAAGTACGTGTAG
- the LOC119368462 gene encoding uncharacterized protein LOC119368462 codes for MCCGECGCYDALCDRCCLCVSTGARDTILCCACCLAVLAGVGLLLVLLAAFCFIRHAEVAVTDASLTRLALAASPATAFAYNLSLTLTVRNKNWAMSVKNTQPLEADYSFDGQRFERVRLADEGSTHPAGKTQVYHLVSGSDGAYVALGNAGVAEFKEENKTGVFQVEVALSGQVRYQAHFTKCKFQANCPLKLQLAPPGTPAVVFQKVKCKLAPASRYC; via the coding sequence ATGTGCTGCGGCGAGTGCGGCTGCTACGACGCACTCTGCGACCGCTGCTGCCTCTGCGTCTCCACCGGCGCGCGCGACACCATCCTCTGCTGCGCGTGCTGCCTCGCCGTCCTCGCCggcgtcggcctcctcctcgtcctcctcgcggCCTTCTGCTTCATCCGCCACGCCGAGGTCGCCGTCACCGACGCCTCCCTCACGCGCCTCGCGCTGGCCGCGTCCCCCGCCACCGCCTTCGCCTACAACCTCTCGCTCACGCTCACCGTCCGGAACAAGAACTGGGCAATGAGCGTCAAGAACACCCAGCCGCTCGAGGCCGACTACAGCTTCGACGGCCAGCGCTTCGAGCGGGTCAGGCTCGCCGACGAGGGCTCCACGCACCCCGCCGGCAAGACCCAGGTGTACCACCTCGTCTCCGGCTCCGACGGCGCCTACGTCGCGCTCGGCAACGCCGGCGTGGCCGAGTTCAAGGAGGAGAACAAGACGGGGGTGTTCCAGGTGGAGGTGGCGCTGTCGGGCCAGGTCAGGTACCAGGCGCACTTCACCAAGTGCAAGTTCCAGGCCAATTGCCCGCTCAAGCTGCAGCTCGCGCCGCCCGGCACGCCGGCCGTCGTCTTCCAGAAGGTCAAGTGCAAGCTCGCTCCGGCGAGCAGGTACTGCTAG
- the LOC119368463 gene encoding uncharacterized protein LOC119368463: MIPKFQSRGWAVGSGHHIRWSTAAAAAVRPSSTASAVRHRAPHPQSARRHQPLAPPGTASAVCTSTPAAGAAGHRIRSLHVDTSRRRRWAPRSHMHTSLRRASFWSTAEGSCHGLQVSLDSIHLASRSLASWVEIQCICDH, from the coding sequence ATGATTCCCAAATTCCAATCAAGAGGATGGGCAGTGGGAAGCGGGCACCACATTCGCTGGTCcacggcagccgccgccgccgtccggccATCTAGCACAGCGTCCGCAGTCCGCCACCGAGCACCGCATCCGCAGTCTGCACGTCGACACCAGCCGTTGGCGCCGCCGGGCACCGCATCCGCAGTCTGCACGTCGACACCAGCCGCCGGCGCCGCTGGGCATCGCATCCGCAGTCTGCACGTCGACACCAGCCGCCGGCGCCGCTGGGCACCGCGTTCGCACATGCACACTAGCCTCCGGCGCGCATCGTTTTGGTCGACAGCGGAAGGCTCATGCCATGGACTTCAGGTAAGTCTCGATTCTATCCATTTGGCCTCCCGTTCATTGGCAAGTTGGGTCGAGATCCAGTGTATTTGCGATCACTGA